The Thermosipho melanesiensis BI429 sequence TAAAGCTTCAACATCTTCAGCACCTGCTAATGAAACTACCGCTTTCTTCTTTTTGGCAATTTCTACGATTTCATCAAAAGTCTTTAGCATTACTTCACCTCCCAATATATTTAACAATTGATGCCATATACGCTATACTCAATATTGCATCAAAAATCACCTTATAATCTTCATGGACAACTCGCACCTTTCTTCCATCAAACCTTTCAACTAATGGTATCATTTCTATTAAATCAGCACGTGCTGTATCTGATAATTCTACTACAAGCTCGACAGGAGTATCAAATTTAAAAATCTCAAACTCTTCTTTTGGAATCTCAAGCATTTTTTTAGTAGTTTCCTTTATATCGTTAATAACTTTTTTCATAGATCTATGTTTTGCCGAAAAACGTCCAAGAGAAGTTTTTGTTTCAACATAAAACAGATTTTTTAATTTAACTTGCCCTTTTAATTTATCATCACCAACAATCATAGCCACTGGTACATTAAAAATTCCCGCATAAGCTGCATTTATCAGGGCTTCATTCATCAATTTTCCATTTATCCAAACATTAAAAATCGATGAAGATGAATAAGTATGATCCATAACTGCGTACCTTGTACCTATACCCGCGTGGTATCCAAAAAAGACAACCCTATCAAATGTCTCATCCAAACCTGTCATCATGTAATTTTTTCTAAAATTACCTGAGATTATCTCTACATTATCGTATTTTCGCGTAATATCCCACAAAATATTGTCACCCATAGCATGGGAATCAGAAACAAGCACGTAATTTTCACCTACAGCATCCAAAAAACTTTCAAGTTGTTCTATCAAAATATTTTGTTTATACCTCACACCATGCACAACATCTGACCATTGAGTTATTCCACCCAAGCC is a genomic window containing:
- a CDS encoding M55 family metallopeptidase; translation: MKIYVSVDFEGLGGITQWSDVVHGVRYKQNILIEQLESFLDAVGENYVLVSDSHAMGDNILWDITRKYDNVEIISGNFRKNYMMTGLDETFDRVVFFGYHAGIGTRYAVMDHTYSSSSIFNVWINGKLMNEALINAAYAGIFNVPVAMIVGDDKLKGQVKLKNLFYVETKTSLGRFSAKHRSMKKVINDIKETTKKMLEIPKEEFEIFKFDTPVELVVELSDTARADLIEMIPLVERFDGRKVRVVHEDYKVIFDAILSIAYMASIVKYIGR